From Saccopteryx leptura isolate mSacLep1 chromosome 3, mSacLep1_pri_phased_curated, whole genome shotgun sequence, one genomic window encodes:
- the MORN2 gene encoding MORN repeat-containing protein 2, whose protein sequence is MNGFGRLEHFSGAVYEGHFKDNMFHGLGTYTFPNGAKYTGNFNENRVEGEGQYTDIQGLEWCGNFHFTAAPGLRLKLHM, encoded by the exons ATGAATGGTTTTGGAAGACTTGAACATTTTTCAGGAGCAGTATATGAAGGACACTTTAAAGACAATATGTTTCATGGACTGGGGACTTATACATTCCCAAATGGGGCAAAGTACACTGGAAATTTCAATGAAAATAG GGTTGAAGGTGAAGGACAATATACTGATATCCAAGGACTGGAATGGTGTGGTAACTTTCACTTCACAGCTGCTCCAGGCCTGAGACTGAAGCTCCACATGTAG